A stretch of Synechococcus sp. MIT S9220 DNA encodes these proteins:
- a CDS encoding photosystem I assembly protein Ycf3 → MVSSVRLSVPRSNRNDNFIDKSFTVMADLIVKLLPINARAKEAYVYYRDGLSAQNDGDYAEALENYEESLKLEENPIDRGETLKNMAIIYMSNGEEDRAIETYQQALDENPKQPSCLKNMGLIYEKRGRIAEEEGRRDEADIWLDKAAEAWTQAVRLNPGGYLDIENWLKSSGRSNVDVYF, encoded by the coding sequence ATGGTTTCATCCGTCCGGCTTTCCGTGCCACGCAGCAACCGCAACGACAACTTCATCGACAAGAGCTTCACGGTCATGGCCGACCTGATTGTGAAGCTGCTGCCGATCAATGCCCGGGCCAAGGAGGCCTATGTGTACTACCGCGATGGACTGTCTGCACAGAACGACGGTGATTACGCCGAAGCCCTCGAGAACTATGAGGAGAGCCTCAAGCTCGAGGAGAACCCGATCGATCGTGGAGAAACCCTCAAGAACATGGCGATCATCTATATGAGCAACGGCGAAGAAGACAGGGCCATCGAGACCTATCAACAGGCTCTTGATGAAAATCCCAAACAGCCGTCGTGTCTCAAAAACATGGGGCTGATCTACGAAAAACGCGGACGAATTGCCGAAGAAGAAGGTCGCCGCGATGAAGCAGACATCTGGCTCGACAAAGCCGCTGAAGCCTGGACGCAGGCAGTGCGTCTGAATCCAGGGGGCTATCTCGACATCGAGAACTGGCTCAAATCCAGTGGCCGCAGCAATGTCGACGTCTACTTCTGA
- a CDS encoding response regulator transcription factor: MKPCILLIEDDRDMRELVSGHLEHSGFDVQSADDGIKGQALALQYSPDLILLDLMLPKVDGLTLCQRLRRDERTAAIPILMLTALGGTKDKVSGFNSGADDYLTKPFDLEELQVRVKALLRRSDRAPVGTSSNHHEILSYGPLTLVPERFEAIWFDRPVRLTHLEFELLHCLLQRHGQTVAPSLILKEVWGYEPDDDIETIRVHVRHLRTKLEPDPRKPRFIKTVYGAGYCLELPTGAQLEGLQDVLAQARQDREQKDQESRASA, translated from the coding sequence ATGAAGCCCTGCATCCTGCTAATCGAAGACGACCGGGACATGCGCGAACTGGTGAGTGGTCACCTTGAGCACAGTGGCTTCGACGTGCAAAGCGCCGACGATGGAATCAAAGGCCAGGCACTGGCGCTGCAGTACAGCCCAGATCTGATTCTGCTGGATCTGATGTTGCCCAAAGTCGATGGGCTCACCCTCTGTCAACGTCTTCGACGCGATGAGCGCACAGCGGCCATCCCGATCCTGATGCTCACGGCCCTGGGTGGAACCAAAGACAAAGTCAGTGGCTTCAATTCCGGAGCTGATGACTACTTGACCAAGCCCTTCGACCTGGAGGAGCTGCAAGTCAGGGTCAAGGCGTTGTTGCGCCGCAGCGATCGTGCACCGGTTGGAACAAGCAGCAACCATCACGAAATCCTCAGTTACGGTCCACTGACCTTGGTACCGGAACGGTTTGAGGCGATCTGGTTCGACCGACCTGTACGCCTCACGCACCTCGAATTTGAACTGCTGCACTGCCTGTTGCAGCGTCATGGTCAGACCGTCGCCCCCTCTCTCATTCTCAAAGAAGTCTGGGGATACGAGCCTGACGATGACATCGAAACCATCCGAGTGCATGTGCGCCACTTGCGCACCAAACTGGAGCCTGATCCGCGCAAACCGCGCTTCATCAAAACGGTTTACGGAGCCGGTTATTGCCTAGAGCTTCCGACTGGAGCTCAGCTTGAAGGTCTGCAAGACGTTTTGGCTCAGGCGCGCCAAGACCGTGAACAAAAAGATCAGGAGAGTCGCGCAAGCGCTTGA
- a CDS encoding DNA polymerase III subunit delta', with protein sequence MLFGELQGQPLAQRLLVAALENRRLAPAYLFSGPDGVGRRLAALRFLEGLLGGGHSTPRERRRLEERNHPDLLWVEPTYNHQGRLIPRSEAESLGVSKRTPPQVRLEQIRELSRFLARQPLQSPRGLVILEQPEAMAEGAANALLKTLEEPGHGLLILLSAAPERLLTTIRSRCQQIRFTRLSEECMRSVLAQLPEGQGEQALGLAASHPELLALAGGSPGALLDHVRMWSSIPEELRQRLQTLPATPLQALGLARDVTEQLEGDQQLWMINWWQHHLWNASSQPERLQRLDRLRQHLLSFVQPRLAWEVALLNLIET encoded by the coding sequence ATGTTGTTCGGCGAGTTACAGGGGCAGCCGCTGGCGCAACGGCTCCTTGTTGCGGCTCTGGAGAACCGCCGACTGGCTCCCGCCTATTTGTTCAGTGGCCCTGATGGGGTGGGACGACGTCTTGCAGCGCTCCGTTTCCTGGAAGGTTTGTTGGGCGGAGGTCACTCCACTCCGCGCGAACGCCGGCGTCTTGAAGAACGCAACCATCCCGACTTGCTTTGGGTGGAGCCCACCTACAACCATCAGGGTCGTCTGATCCCACGATCGGAAGCCGAGTCACTGGGCGTGAGCAAGCGGACTCCTCCGCAGGTGCGCTTGGAGCAGATCCGAGAGCTAAGCAGATTTCTGGCCCGCCAGCCTTTGCAGTCACCGAGAGGTTTGGTGATTCTTGAACAACCTGAGGCCATGGCGGAGGGAGCCGCCAACGCACTGCTGAAGACCCTTGAAGAGCCAGGGCATGGGCTATTGATCCTGTTATCTGCTGCACCGGAACGACTCCTGACCACCATCCGATCGCGATGTCAGCAGATCCGTTTTACACGCCTTAGCGAGGAGTGCATGCGTTCAGTGCTGGCGCAATTGCCTGAAGGACAAGGGGAGCAAGCACTCGGCCTGGCGGCCAGTCATCCAGAGCTCCTGGCCCTGGCTGGTGGATCGCCTGGGGCTTTGCTGGACCACGTGCGGATGTGGTCCAGCATTCCTGAAGAGCTCAGACAAAGACTCCAGACCCTTCCCGCAACGCCTTTGCAAGCTCTGGGCTTGGCGCGAGATGTCACAGAGCAGCTGGAAGGAGATCAGCAGCTCTGGATGATCAACTGGTGGCAGCACCATCTCTGGAATGCATCCAGTCAGCCTGAGCGTTTGCAGAGGCTGGATCGTTTGCGCCAGCATCTTTTGTCGTTTGTTCAACCCAGGCTGGCCTGGGAGGTTGCGCTACTCAATTTGATTGAAACTTGA
- the plsX gene encoding phosphate acyltransferase PlsX, translated as MPPKDPDLTPDAAPRIKARRSKAVRRLVIWYRRNAAVTTLVDTAATSANAAGNVAGSVTSMAGTVVNSAGSMAGSVLQPVMDPLRRLQGGVPGEELEIDDRDRVWVAVDGMGGDNAPVPILEGCLQAIERLAVKIRFVGETDRVLEAATAAGLDDALNAALDAGRLELITSGPSVEMHEEATVVRRKRDASINVAMDLVKRGEAQAVYSAGNSGAVMASAIFRLGRLAGIDRPAIGALFPTKDPGQPVLVLDVGANMDCKPSYLHQFALLGDIYCRDVLQVNKPRIGLLNIGEEECKGNDLSVRTHELLIEESRLHFAGNCEGRDVLSGEFDVVVCDGFTGNVLLKFLESVGSVLLGVLRAELPRGRRGKVGSAFLRSNLKRIKKRLDHAEHGGALLLGVNGICVIGHGSSKALSVVSALRLAHSAASHGVMDHLAQLGAKATSRA; from the coding sequence TTGCCTCCGAAGGATCCTGACCTCACCCCGGACGCTGCGCCGAGGATCAAAGCCCGCCGATCCAAGGCTGTTCGACGCCTTGTGATTTGGTATCGGCGCAATGCTGCAGTGACCACCCTGGTGGACACTGCAGCCACGTCAGCGAATGCCGCCGGGAATGTGGCAGGTTCCGTCACCTCCATGGCGGGAACTGTGGTGAACAGCGCCGGCAGCATGGCCGGCTCCGTGCTGCAACCCGTGATGGATCCCCTCCGACGCCTTCAGGGCGGGGTTCCAGGCGAAGAACTCGAGATCGACGACCGTGACCGTGTGTGGGTGGCCGTGGACGGAATGGGGGGTGACAACGCTCCTGTGCCGATTTTGGAGGGATGCCTCCAGGCCATCGAACGGCTGGCCGTGAAAATCCGCTTCGTCGGCGAAACGGACCGGGTGCTGGAAGCTGCCACCGCTGCAGGCCTGGATGACGCGTTGAATGCGGCCCTTGATGCTGGCCGGCTGGAACTGATCACCAGCGGCCCCTCCGTGGAAATGCATGAGGAGGCCACGGTGGTGCGCCGCAAACGCGACGCCAGCATCAACGTGGCCATGGATCTCGTGAAGCGAGGCGAGGCCCAAGCCGTTTACTCCGCAGGCAACTCCGGGGCTGTGATGGCTTCAGCCATCTTCCGGCTAGGACGACTGGCCGGCATCGACCGACCCGCCATCGGGGCCCTGTTTCCCACCAAAGATCCCGGCCAGCCAGTGCTGGTGCTCGACGTGGGAGCCAATATGGATTGCAAGCCCTCCTACCTGCACCAGTTCGCCCTGCTGGGAGACATCTACTGCAGAGATGTGCTGCAAGTAAACAAACCCAGGATCGGACTGCTCAACATCGGCGAGGAGGAATGCAAGGGCAACGATCTTTCCGTGCGCACCCATGAGCTGCTCATCGAAGAATCACGTCTGCACTTCGCCGGCAACTGTGAGGGGCGGGATGTGCTGTCGGGAGAGTTCGATGTGGTGGTCTGTGACGGCTTTACCGGCAATGTTCTGCTCAAGTTCCTTGAATCGGTTGGCAGCGTGCTGCTTGGCGTCCTCAGAGCCGAACTACCACGTGGACGTCGAGGCAAGGTGGGGTCTGCCTTCCTGCGCAGCAACCTCAAGCGCATCAAAAAGCGGTTGGACCATGCCGAACATGGCGGAGCACTGCTGCTGGGCGTGAACGGCATCTGCGTGATCGGCCACGGCAGCAGCAAAGCCTTGTCAGTGGTCAGCGCCTTGCGACTGGCCCATTCCGCCGCCAGTCATGGCGTAATGGATCATCTCGCCCAGCTGGGAGCTAAAGCCACCTCGCGAGCATGA
- the radA gene encoding DNA repair protein RadA, translated as MPRSANLYVCQSCGAQTRQFFGRCSSCGSWNSLVEQSAPKDDGRRRRSGADPAAAPKARRSTSMASLGDQPLQRIGSGYGELNRVLGGGLVPGSLVLVGGDPGIGKSTLLLQSASAIARDRVVLYVSAEESAQQVKLRWQRLTADSSDLQLLAETDLELVLQELEALRPDVAVIDSIQALHDAELSSAPGSVAQVRECAAALQRLAKRQNTALLLVGHVTKEGALAGPKVLEHLVDAVLTFEGDRFASHRLLRAVKNRFGATHELGVFEMRGQGLEEVGNPSELFLSGERANGVATIVACEGTRPLVVDLQALVSATSYASPRRTATGIAVNRLHQILAVLEKHMGLPLSRFDCYLAVAGGLDVEEPAADLGVAAAVVASFRDLTLPAGTVLLGELGLGGQLRPVGQLELRLQEAVRLGFRRAVVPRGSGLGPVASGLDLDLLEAGSITEALVLGLGVNPEEEA; from the coding sequence GTGCCCCGATCGGCCAATCTCTACGTCTGTCAGAGCTGTGGTGCCCAGACACGGCAGTTCTTTGGGCGGTGTAGCAGCTGCGGTAGCTGGAATTCTTTGGTGGAGCAATCGGCGCCCAAGGACGACGGCCGTCGCCGTCGCTCCGGGGCCGATCCCGCCGCCGCACCGAAGGCGCGTCGTTCCACGTCAATGGCATCCCTCGGCGATCAGCCCCTTCAGCGCATCGGCAGTGGTTACGGGGAGCTCAATCGCGTTCTTGGCGGCGGACTGGTCCCTGGATCACTGGTGCTGGTGGGGGGAGATCCTGGGATTGGCAAGAGCACACTGCTGTTGCAGAGCGCATCAGCCATTGCACGGGATCGTGTGGTGCTCTATGTGAGTGCCGAAGAATCTGCACAGCAGGTGAAGCTGCGCTGGCAGCGGCTCACTGCTGACAGCAGTGATCTGCAATTGCTGGCGGAGACGGATCTGGAGCTGGTGCTGCAGGAACTCGAAGCTCTGAGGCCAGATGTGGCCGTCATTGACAGCATCCAGGCCTTGCACGATGCCGAACTCTCCAGTGCACCTGGGTCCGTCGCTCAGGTGAGGGAATGTGCGGCTGCCTTGCAGAGACTGGCGAAGCGTCAGAACACCGCGTTGCTGCTTGTGGGCCATGTCACGAAGGAAGGCGCGCTGGCCGGTCCAAAGGTGTTGGAACACCTGGTGGATGCGGTGCTCACCTTCGAAGGAGATCGTTTCGCCAGCCATCGCCTGCTTCGGGCTGTCAAGAACCGGTTTGGTGCCACCCACGAGCTGGGGGTGTTTGAGATGCGTGGTCAGGGCCTGGAGGAGGTTGGCAATCCCAGTGAGCTATTCCTCAGTGGTGAGCGGGCCAATGGTGTGGCAACGATCGTTGCCTGTGAAGGCACCCGGCCGTTGGTGGTCGATCTGCAAGCGCTAGTCAGTGCCACCAGCTATGCCAGTCCCCGAAGGACTGCCACTGGGATCGCCGTCAACCGTCTGCATCAGATCCTGGCCGTGCTCGAAAAGCACATGGGCCTGCCACTCTCAAGGTTCGATTGCTATTTGGCCGTGGCTGGTGGCCTGGATGTGGAGGAGCCCGCGGCAGACCTGGGAGTGGCCGCGGCGGTGGTGGCCAGTTTCAGAGATCTGACTCTGCCGGCTGGCACCGTTCTGCTCGGAGAACTTGGCCTGGGAGGTCAGCTGAGACCGGTGGGCCAGCTCGAGTTGCGCCTGCAGGAGGCTGTTCGTCTGGGCTTCAGAAGAGCCGTCGTGCCTCGTGGGAGTGGCCTGGGTCCGGTCGCTTCCGGTCTGGATCTAGACCTGCTAGAGGCGGGGTCCATCACAGAAGCGCTCGTGTTGGGCCTCGGGGTGAACCCTGAGGAGGAGGCCTGA
- the rpaB gene encoding response regulator transcription factor RpaB: MTASAPSTSKETILVVDDEASIRRILETRLSMIGYNVVTACDGTEALESFQECNPDLVVLDVMMPKLDGYGVCQELRKESDVPIVMLTALGDVADRITGLELGADDYVIKPFSPKELEARIRCVLRREEKEHAAGIPNSGVIQVSDLKIDTNKRQVFRNDERIRLTGMEFSLLELLVSRSGEPFSRGEILKEVWGYTPERHVDTRVVDVHISRLRSKLEDDPANPELILTARGTGYLFQRIVDSVASEGS, translated from the coding sequence ATGACGGCCTCAGCACCCTCCACCTCTAAGGAAACCATCCTCGTAGTGGATGACGAGGCCAGTATCCGCAGGATCCTCGAAACCCGGCTCTCAATGATCGGGTACAACGTCGTCACGGCCTGCGACGGAACCGAGGCCCTGGAAAGCTTCCAGGAATGCAACCCGGATCTGGTCGTACTCGACGTGATGATGCCCAAGCTCGATGGCTACGGGGTCTGTCAGGAACTGCGCAAGGAGTCGGATGTTCCGATCGTGATGCTCACCGCTCTCGGCGATGTCGCTGACCGGATCACGGGCCTGGAGCTCGGGGCGGACGACTATGTGATCAAACCCTTCAGTCCGAAAGAGCTTGAGGCTCGGATCCGCTGCGTTTTGCGACGCGAGGAAAAAGAGCACGCTGCCGGCATCCCCAACTCCGGAGTGATCCAGGTCTCAGACCTGAAGATCGACACCAACAAGCGGCAGGTGTTCCGCAACGATGAGCGCATCCGTCTCACCGGGATGGAATTCAGTCTGCTTGAACTGCTCGTCAGCCGATCAGGCGAACCGTTCAGCCGCGGTGAGATCCTGAAGGAGGTCTGGGGTTACACCCCTGAACGCCACGTCGACACCCGGGTCGTGGATGTTCATATCTCACGTCTTCGTTCCAAATTGGAAGACGACCCAGCCAACCCCGAGCTGATCCTCACGGCTCGCGGCACCGGCTACTTGTTCCAGCGCATCGTCGATTCTGTTGCCTCCGAAGGATCCTGA
- a CDS encoding cation-translocating P-type ATPase: MSAASSRPLDPTAHSHAVLLDVEGMKCGACVRAVERTLLSQPGVQEASVNLVTRSAWLRLDGEATSSSQPLLDDVLAALQGRGFPAQPRQSGLFAKGTEPDRTRGWWQQWRQLMVALVLLLLSVLGHLAEAGTLSLPVIGTLGFHAALATVALLGPGRPILISGWSAVRSGVPSMDTLVSLGVGSAYLASLVALIWPSVGWPCFFNEPVMLLGFVLLGRFLEERARRRTGRALQELAALQPDSARLLMADNTVREVPVAVLRPGECIQLLAGDRIPVDGVVRNGCSAVDLSSLTGEPLPLEAKPGTELSSGCLNLEANLEMEVQRVGSDTALARIIALVEEAQARRAPIQGLADRVAGRFCYGVVSLALITFLFWWQLGSRLWPQVLEVPVVLMDHGHDAALHGALGVGAQTPFGLGLQLAIAVLVVACPCALGLATPTVITVSSGLAARQGWLFRGGDVIEQSASIQRMVFDKTGTLTLGRPLVDAVMASDDPSRTIQLAASLEQTSRHPLAHALLQEAQRLNLTLLPVTASRTLPGFGMEGTLESLKGQLRVGSPEWLQQEGVVWSETQRQAVEQALKRGQTLVAVGLDAQPLGVVAIDDRLRPDAPVALKRLRDQGLAVGMLSGDRRQAVEKIGQMLGFSADELAWQLLPNQKLERLEHWRTNETVGMVGDGINDAPALAAADLGIAVGTGTQIAQDTADLVLLGDRLEALPEALTLARRTMAKIRQNLFWAFGYNMIALPVAAGVLLPGFNLLLSPPLAALLMALSSVSVVLNALSLRIR; encoded by the coding sequence GTGTCAGCAGCGTCTTCCCGTCCACTTGACCCGACCGCGCACTCCCATGCGGTTCTCCTCGATGTCGAGGGAATGAAATGTGGGGCGTGTGTTCGCGCGGTGGAGCGCACGCTGCTCTCTCAGCCAGGTGTGCAGGAGGCCAGTGTCAACCTTGTGACCCGCAGCGCCTGGCTTCGACTCGATGGCGAGGCGACATCGTCGTCGCAACCGTTGCTTGATGACGTGCTGGCGGCTCTGCAGGGTCGTGGTTTTCCAGCACAGCCCCGTCAGAGCGGTTTGTTTGCCAAGGGAACTGAGCCCGATCGGACCCGGGGATGGTGGCAGCAGTGGCGACAGCTGATGGTCGCTCTTGTGCTGCTGCTGCTGTCGGTGCTTGGTCACCTTGCCGAAGCTGGAACGCTTTCATTGCCAGTGATCGGCACGCTCGGCTTCCATGCTGCCCTGGCCACGGTGGCTCTGCTCGGGCCTGGTCGCCCGATCCTGATCAGTGGCTGGTCTGCGGTTCGCAGCGGTGTGCCCAGCATGGACACCCTGGTCAGTCTTGGGGTCGGCAGTGCCTACCTCGCGAGTCTGGTGGCGCTGATCTGGCCTTCGGTGGGGTGGCCTTGTTTTTTCAATGAGCCCGTGATGCTTCTCGGGTTCGTGCTGCTGGGGCGTTTTCTTGAGGAGCGAGCCCGCCGGCGGACGGGCAGAGCCCTTCAGGAGCTCGCTGCACTCCAGCCCGATAGCGCTCGCCTATTGATGGCGGACAACACGGTTCGCGAGGTTCCCGTGGCTGTGCTCCGGCCAGGCGAATGCATCCAGCTGCTCGCTGGAGACAGAATTCCTGTGGATGGTGTGGTGCGGAACGGTTGTTCTGCTGTGGATTTGTCGAGCCTCACCGGTGAACCGCTGCCGCTCGAGGCCAAGCCAGGGACGGAGCTCAGTTCCGGTTGCCTCAATCTCGAGGCCAATCTGGAGATGGAGGTTCAGCGCGTTGGCAGCGACACGGCCCTGGCCAGGATCATTGCCCTGGTTGAGGAGGCTCAGGCCAGGCGAGCTCCCATTCAGGGTCTGGCCGACAGGGTTGCGGGCCGTTTTTGCTACGGCGTCGTCAGCCTGGCGCTCATCACCTTCCTGTTTTGGTGGCAGCTGGGCAGTCGTCTCTGGCCGCAGGTCCTGGAAGTTCCTGTGGTGCTCATGGATCATGGCCATGATGCTGCGCTTCATGGCGCCCTTGGCGTCGGAGCTCAGACACCGTTCGGTCTTGGACTTCAGCTGGCGATTGCCGTGCTCGTGGTGGCCTGCCCCTGTGCCCTTGGTCTGGCAACGCCCACGGTGATCACGGTCTCTTCAGGACTTGCCGCACGCCAGGGCTGGCTGTTCAGAGGCGGCGATGTGATCGAGCAGTCCGCGTCCATTCAGCGGATGGTCTTTGACAAGACCGGAACCCTCACCCTTGGTCGCCCGCTTGTGGATGCGGTGATGGCCAGTGACGATCCCTCCCGCACCATCCAACTGGCAGCGAGTCTGGAACAAACCAGCCGTCATCCTCTGGCTCATGCACTCTTGCAGGAGGCTCAGAGGCTCAATCTCACCCTTTTGCCGGTCACAGCCAGTCGGACCCTGCCAGGTTTCGGCATGGAGGGCACACTCGAGTCGCTGAAGGGACAACTGCGTGTTGGCTCTCCCGAATGGCTGCAGCAGGAAGGTGTGGTGTGGTCCGAAACGCAACGACAGGCGGTTGAGCAAGCTCTCAAGCGTGGTCAGACGCTCGTGGCAGTTGGTCTCGATGCCCAGCCGCTGGGGGTGGTGGCGATTGATGACCGCCTCAGGCCCGACGCACCCGTTGCACTGAAGCGTCTCAGGGATCAAGGGCTGGCCGTTGGGATGCTCAGTGGTGATCGCCGTCAAGCCGTCGAAAAAATCGGTCAGATGCTTGGCTTTTCAGCTGACGAACTGGCATGGCAACTTCTCCCGAATCAGAAGCTGGAGCGCCTCGAACACTGGCGCACCAACGAGACTGTGGGAATGGTCGGGGACGGCATCAATGATGCTCCCGCCTTGGCTGCGGCGGATCTGGGAATCGCCGTGGGAACCGGTACGCAGATTGCTCAGGACACCGCAGATCTGGTGCTGCTTGGTGATCGGCTCGAGGCTTTGCCGGAAGCCCTGACTCTGGCTAGACGCACGATGGCCAAGATTCGCCAGAACCTGTTCTGGGCGTTCGGCTACAACATGATCGCGTTGCCAGTTGCTGCAGGCGTTCTGTTGCCAGGCTTCAATCTGCTCTTGTCTCCGCCGCTTGCGGCACTGCTCATGGCCCTCAGCTCCGTGTCGGTGGTTCTCAATGCCCTCAGCCTGCGTATCCGCTGA
- a CDS encoding beta-ketoacyl-ACP synthase III encodes MAGASPHSRGVALIGSGSAQAAQVITNHQLGQRVETSDEWIRSRTGISTRRVSSPDQRLSDLAAEAGRSALEMAGWSANSLDLVLLATSTPDDLFGSAPAVQAALGASNAVAFDLTSACSGFLFSLVTAAQYLRTGAMRRALVIGADQLSRFVDWDDRRSCVLFGDGAGAVALEASDDDGLLGFLLRSDGARGGVLNLPALDSDAPLADDARHRLGGYRPIEMNGQEVYKFAVREVPAVLQCLLERCAVSPETIDWLLLHQANQRILDAVADRFAIPRAKVLSNLAHYGNTSAATIPLVLDEAVRNGKIQPGHLLASSGFGAGLSWGAALLRWQGPA; translated from the coding sequence TTGGCTGGAGCATCACCGCACTCTCGAGGCGTCGCTCTGATCGGCAGCGGCAGTGCCCAGGCAGCCCAGGTGATCACCAACCATCAGCTGGGTCAGCGTGTGGAAACCAGCGATGAATGGATCCGCAGCCGTACAGGCATCTCCACGCGACGGGTGAGCAGTCCAGATCAACGCCTCAGCGACCTTGCAGCTGAGGCCGGTCGATCGGCTCTGGAGATGGCCGGTTGGTCCGCTAACAGCCTCGACTTGGTGTTGCTCGCGACCTCAACGCCAGATGATCTGTTTGGCTCAGCCCCGGCAGTGCAGGCCGCACTGGGTGCTTCGAATGCCGTGGCTTTTGATCTCACATCCGCCTGCAGCGGTTTTCTGTTTTCGCTGGTGACGGCCGCTCAGTATCTGCGCACAGGCGCCATGCGACGGGCTCTTGTGATCGGTGCTGATCAGTTGAGCCGTTTCGTGGACTGGGATGACCGCCGCAGCTGTGTGCTGTTCGGCGATGGTGCCGGTGCTGTCGCCCTTGAAGCCAGCGATGACGACGGACTCCTGGGGTTTCTGCTGCGCAGTGATGGGGCCCGCGGTGGGGTGCTGAACCTGCCTGCTCTCGACAGCGATGCACCCTTGGCAGACGATGCTCGCCATCGCCTGGGTGGCTACCGACCGATCGAGATGAATGGTCAGGAGGTCTACAAATTCGCCGTGCGCGAAGTGCCGGCGGTCTTGCAATGCCTGCTTGAACGCTGTGCGGTTAGCCCTGAAACAATCGACTGGCTACTCCTGCATCAAGCTAATCAGCGCATCCTCGATGCCGTCGCCGATCGCTTTGCGATTCCCAGGGCCAAAGTGCTGAGCAACCTGGCGCACTACGGCAACACCTCAGCGGCAACCATCCCTCTGGTTCTTGATGAAGCCGTGCGGAACGGCAAAATCCAGCCTGGACACCTCCTGGCAAGCAGTGGTTTTGGAGCTGGTCTGAGTTGGGGAGCAGCCCTATTGCGCTGGCAGGGTCCCGCCTAG
- the tmk gene encoding dTMP kinase, whose protein sequence is MAGRFLVLEGIDGCGKTTQLRQLADWLPDSGLMPSGATLHLTREPGGTPLGRALRELLLNPPDESAPSPTAELLLYAADRAQHVERLIRPALNRGDWVLSDRFSGSTIAYQGDGRGLDLQTILDLERIATAGVSPDLTFWLDLPLQESLKRRGACIDDRIEAEGEAFLARVAEGFQRLSAERNWTAVAADQSADQVQQVIRTRLRDWLGKALL, encoded by the coding sequence ATGGCTGGACGTTTTCTGGTGCTTGAGGGCATCGATGGCTGTGGCAAAACCACGCAGCTTCGTCAGCTCGCCGACTGGCTTCCAGACAGTGGTCTGATGCCCTCCGGAGCGACGCTCCATCTCACGCGTGAACCTGGCGGCACACCCCTGGGTCGTGCGTTGCGCGAGCTGCTGCTCAATCCACCTGACGAGTCGGCTCCGAGTCCCACCGCCGAATTGCTGCTTTATGCCGCAGATCGCGCTCAGCATGTGGAACGTTTGATTCGCCCTGCTCTGAATCGGGGGGACTGGGTTCTTAGCGATCGTTTCAGCGGCTCCACCATCGCCTATCAGGGTGATGGTCGTGGACTAGATCTGCAGACCATCCTGGATCTGGAGCGGATCGCCACGGCTGGTGTCAGTCCGGATCTCACCTTCTGGCTTGATCTGCCACTGCAGGAGAGCCTCAAACGTCGCGGTGCCTGCATCGATGATCGGATCGAAGCGGAAGGAGAGGCTTTCCTGGCCAGGGTGGCCGAGGGATTCCAGCGGCTGTCAGCTGAGCGAAACTGGACTGCGGTGGCGGCGGATCAGAGCGCTGATCAAGTGCAGCAGGTCATTCGCACACGGCTGAGGGATTGGCTTGGAAAGGCACTGCTGTGA
- the fabD gene encoding ACP S-malonyltransferase codes for MSIAWVFPGQGSQKTGMADPVLSLPGAEERFALASNLLGRDLLKICRGEGSDADSPSDLNDTRNTQPALFAVESLIVDELLRQGRQPDLVAGHSLGELVALYAAGVFDAATGLELMQRRSELMASAGGGAMTAVIGFDRSQLETLVDATEGVVIANDNSDAQVVLSGSPEAVNALSEALTCKRAIPLAVSGAFHSPFMAKAADAFASHLDTVAFADARFPVFSNTDPTPSRDAGELKQRLRRQMTTGVRWRETMAAMTSSGVDTLVEIGPGNVLSGLAKRAMKGVTTSQLASVGDLGL; via the coding sequence ATGTCGATCGCCTGGGTGTTCCCCGGTCAGGGGTCTCAGAAAACCGGCATGGCCGACCCCGTCCTCAGCCTGCCTGGCGCGGAGGAACGCTTCGCTCTGGCATCGAACCTGCTTGGCAGAGACCTTCTCAAGATCTGCCGGGGTGAAGGCTCAGATGCTGACAGCCCCTCCGATTTGAACGACACCCGGAACACCCAGCCAGCTCTGTTTGCGGTGGAATCGCTGATTGTGGATGAGTTGCTGCGCCAGGGCAGGCAACCCGACCTGGTGGCCGGACACAGCCTTGGCGAGCTGGTGGCGCTTTACGCGGCTGGTGTGTTCGATGCCGCCACCGGCCTGGAGCTGATGCAACGCCGATCGGAGCTGATGGCAAGTGCAGGAGGAGGCGCAATGACGGCAGTGATCGGTTTTGACCGCAGCCAACTGGAGACCCTTGTGGATGCCACTGAAGGTGTGGTGATTGCCAATGACAACAGTGATGCCCAGGTCGTGCTGTCAGGCAGCCCAGAGGCGGTGAACGCGCTGAGTGAAGCACTCACCTGCAAACGAGCCATTCCCCTCGCCGTCTCCGGAGCCTTTCATTCCCCCTTTATGGCGAAGGCGGCAGATGCCTTCGCGTCCCATCTCGACACTGTGGCCTTCGCAGATGCTCGCTTCCCGGTGTTCAGCAACACCGACCCCACCCCCAGCCGCGATGCCGGTGAACTGAAGCAACGACTGCGTCGCCAGATGACCACTGGCGTGCGTTGGCGGGAAACGATGGCGGCAATGACCTCATCGGGCGTGGACACCCTGGTTGAAATCGGTCCTGGCAACGTGCTCAGCGGTCTAGCCAAACGTGCCATGAAAGGGGTCACCACGTCGCAGCTGGCCAGCGTTGGCGACCTGGGTCTGTGA